From Petrotoga sp. 9PW.55.5.1:
TTAAAAAAATCGAACTCAAAAAAATTTGCAAATTAAGTTCTCTATCTTTTGAAACCTTTTCAAAAAGCAGACCTTTCAAGCTCAAAGACATTTTTTTTACTGACTTATTCAAAAAGAAGCCACCTCTAACATTTATTATTATAAAAAATTACCTAAAAATTCTCAGTGAGTTAAATATAGACAGCAAAGTTACTCCTACATCTGCAAAAACTGCTCCCCACATATTGGTTAATCCAAAAGCTGCTAAAGTCAGGAATAATACTTTTATTGTTAAAATAATCGCCAAATTTTGCCAAATTATTTTTGAGGTCTTTAATGAAACATTTTTTGCTTCTACCAATTTTAAAAGATCATCTTCCATTATAACAACATCAGCTGCTTCTATCGCTGCATCAGAACCTAAACCGCCCATGGCAATACCCACATCCGCTCTTGCCAAAACGGGAGCATCATTTATTCCATCTCCAACAAAACCAACCGAAGGTTTTTCTTTTAGGTATTGTTCCAATATCTTCACCTTATCTTCAGGAAGTAATTTTGCATAATATTCATCTATTCCAAGATATTTAGCTACTTTTTGGGCAGTTTTTTTATTATCCCCTGTTAAAAGCACTGTATTTTTAATCCCTATTTCTTTTAATTTCTTAATGGTATCTTTCGAGGTCTTTCTTATTTTATCAGATATTTTGATATAACCAGCAAAATTATTGTTATAAGCTATATATGCTATTGTACCGTCAGTATCTAGAAAAGGAGTTTTAATCCCATTTTCTTCTAGTAAATCTTTATTACCAATAAGTATGATATTTTCTTTTATTCTTGCCTTAACACCTTTTCCTGCAACTTCTTCATATTCATCTATAATATCTTTCCCAATATCCCTATTATAATACTCTTTAATAGATTTTGCTATTGGGTGATTAGAATAATTCTCTGCATGTGCTGCTAGTTCTAACAATTTGTCTTCTTTTATTCCATTGTAACTTTTTATCTCGGAAACTTCAAAAACCCCCTCTGTTAAAGTTCCTGTTTTATCGAAAACCAAAGTTTCCATGTTTTTTAAAGTCTCTAAATAATTTCCTCCTTTAACAAGTACCCCCTCTTTTGATAATCTTCCAATCCCAGCAAAATAACTAAGTGGAATAGAAATAACTAAGGCACACGGGCAAGAAATCACAAGAAAAATCAATCCCCTATAAAGCCAGTTAATAAAAGGGTCTCCAGTTAATAAAGGGGGAACAATGGCTAAAGTTATAGCAGAAAATACAATTATTGGTGTATAATATCTTGCAAATTTAGTTATAAATTTCTCAGTGTTAGCTTTCTTACTTGACGCATTTTCTACAATCTCTAAAATTTTAGAAAAAGTAGATTCCTTATACTCTTTCAAAACCTTTACCGTAATAACCCCACTAAGATTGATAGAACCACTTAAAATCTCATC
This genomic window contains:
- a CDS encoding heavy metal translocating P-type ATPase, with protein sequence MKRKEVILEGLSCANCATKIEDSVKKLDGIEDVSVNFVSKTLKFKIDNESKIEEIEKIVKKIEPDVKVLDKEKLKEVDDEENERKSSIRRLVFSLIIFVTAILIREPFFLKISLFTVSYLSSGWKVLFKAFKNIRNGTVFDENFLMSVATIGAFAIGEFPEAVGVMIFYEIGELFQDMAVDNSRKSIKSLLNMRPDYANLLVEDKISKVSPEDVQVGQLILIKPGEKVPLDGVAVKGNSAVDTSALTGEPIPRSIEVNDEILSGSINLSGVITVKVLKEYKESTFSKILEIVENASSKKANTEKFITKFARYYTPIIVFSAITLAIVPPLLTGDPFINWLYRGLIFLVISCPCALVISIPLSYFAGIGRLSKEGVLVKGGNYLETLKNMETLVFDKTGTLTEGVFEVSEIKSYNGIKEDKLLELAAHAENYSNHPIAKSIKEYYNRDIGKDIIDEYEEVAGKGVKARIKENIILIGNKDLLEENGIKTPFLDTDGTIAYIAYNNNFAGYIKISDKIRKTSKDTIKKLKEIGIKNTVLLTGDNKKTAQKVAKYLGIDEYYAKLLPEDKVKILEQYLKEKPSVGFVGDGINDAPVLARADVGIAMGGLGSDAAIEAADVVIMEDDLLKLVEAKNVSLKTSKIIWQNLAIILTIKVLFLTLAAFGLTNMWGAVFADVGVTLLSIFNSLRIFR